In Candidatus Zixiibacteriota bacterium, the DNA window GCACGGAAATCGTGCCGTCGGGCGACCATGGCCGACGGTGTCACTCCTCTGGTCCGATGTCCTACACCCCGCGACGAATCAGATCGTTCGCCTGCTCGATCAGTGTGCGTGACTTTCTGGTTCGGATCGGCACGATATTAGTCGTCAGATCAGTCTCGCTTAGTCGGGCAATCGCCCCGGCCACCAGGTGCGCCTCGTACTCGGATTTCAGGTCGAAAATCGCCACGCAGCAGGTCGTGTCACACTCAACAACTTCAACTCCCGCCTCGACCAGGCCCAGCTTGCTCAGGATGTCACACATCTGATCCTGGTTGAGCGCCAGCTCCCGGCTGACACCATCGACACTGAGATCATACCCCACCGTGTGATAATGACTGAATGGTACGAATACCAACGCCAGTACTGCGACTGCAACAGCACCCATAGTCCAGCGCATTCCCGGCCTCAGCAGAAAGGACCATCCCGAAGCAAACGCGGCCGCGGGCATCGTGCGGTGCACCACGCGGTGTCCGGCACGGAGCCTCTGGTCCACCAGCTCACGCTGTTGATCGAGCGATATGGTGCTGCCGGTGTCGTCAAGTCGAGCCGTCTCGAACGCAGTCTGAAGCATTTGACCGGTCCGGGCGTACTCGGCGCACTCTCCACAGTCATGCAGATGGACCTGCAAGTCGAAATCTGCGGTCCCGGCGCTCTCGTTCTGACCGAGCACGTCTATTCTGCGTCTGGCTTCGCGACAACGCATTGTTCTCTCGCGACAATAGGTTTCTTGTTCGTGGCGGCAACACGAGCTGCTTTCAGCAAAGCTGCCTTCATTTTCTTCCTCGCCCGAAAGAGCTGTAGTTTGATCGCTCCCTCGGATTTGCCGTAAAGAGCGGCCAGTTCCAGCAGCGGCCAACCCTCCAACTCATGCAGCGTGATCAGGGCCTGGTCGTCAGCGGAAACCGCCTCGAACGCTCGATTCAGCCATCGACGGGCGGAGAGGCTGTCGCCGGGGTCGGGGGGGACCATCAACGCTTCGTGCTCCGGGGCCAGCGCCACCTTGCGCCGCCACCACGGGCGGCGAACCGTCCCGTGGAACGTGGTTATGATTATCCGATATAGCCATGGGCGAAAGGCGGCCTGATCGCGGAGGTCGCCAAACCGGGTGCAGGCGACAACCAGGGCGTCCTGGTAGAGATCGTCGCCCTTATCGCGGTCGCCTATCAGCTTGCGGCAGAACATCATAGCACGATAATACTCCGCTTCCAGGAGCTTCCAAAAGCGGTCCTGTTCGCTCATGCTTCGTACCATAGACGCCCGACCGATCCGGCGGGTTACGGACAATGTTGATCGGTTTGGGAGATGGGTCAACGGTTATTATACGGAGACGGGCCGCCTGGGTGCCTCAGCGCTTGTGCTGGAAGGGCCTACGCGGTGCATCGAATGTAGATTTCGAGGAGTCGGCCACCCACAGCAAGCTGTGGGCTACCTGTTGGGGCAGACCGGAGGTCTGCCGCCCTCGAATACCTCGTTTGTGGGGATAGCGACGGGTCGAGCTAATTCCGTGCGAATCGCCGCCCCCAGCGTCTGCAGAGTGTACGGCTTTTTCACGTACTGTCCCGCGCCGAGTTTCTGCATCTCTTCGACTCTCTCAGTCGAGGAAAACCCGCTGACGACAATAACCTTCTGGCCCTGTCTGAACTGTATAATCTCGCGATAGGTGTCCAGGCCGTCGAAATCCTTCTCCATGATCATGTCAAGGACGACGATGTCGAACGACTCGCGCCGGAGGACTGCCAGCGCCTCGTGGCCGTTTGCAGCGCAGGCGACAAGGTAGCCCAGGCTGCCCAGCAGTTCCGAGGCCATCTCGCGCTGGTTGTCATCATCGTCGACCACCAGCACGCGTTCGGCGCCGCGAATTTCCGGAGCGCACTCTTTCCGGGCTTCCTCACCGACCGCCGTTATCGGCAGGTACATGATGAATTCGGTCCCCTTGCCGACTTCCGAGATGACGTCGTAGTACCCGTTGTGGTCCTTGACGACCCCGTACACAACCGACAACCCCAGACCGCTGCCGCTGCTGCCCATCTTCTTCTTGGAGTAGTACGGCTCGAATATCTTGTCGATATCGGCCGGATCAATGCCGGTTCCTGTGTCTTGCACACTGAGCACGGCATAGTCGCCATGCTGCACGTCTTCGTAGCCGCTGAGGAGTCGGTCGAGGTGTTGCCGCCGTGTGCTGATGGTCAACGACCCGCCGTGGGGCATGGCATCAAATGCGTTCACCACGAGATTCATGATAACTTTCGACAAGTGCGGCGCGGAGCCCATGATCTTGCCGATACCGGGATCGAGACCGGCACTGAAGGTGACGCTGCCCCGGGTCTCGCGCAGTTTGGCAAATCCCGGCGTGTCGAGATAGCCCTCCACTACGGCGTTAAGATCGATTGGCACCATTTCGTAGCGGCCCCGCCTGGCCAGAGTCAGCAGGTCCTGCACCACGCTGGCCGCCTCGTTGGCGGCCGTGCCGATGCGTTGGACATGCTTCCTGATCGGGCTGTCCTGCGGAAGCTTCAGGAGAATGAGCTCGGGATAACCGACCAGCGGCCCGAGCATGTTGTTCAGATCGTGCGCCACTCCGCCGGCCAGGACGCCGATTGATTTCATGCGTTCGGCCCGGTCAAGCTCCTCGCGCAGGTGACGCTGCTGTTCATCCGCGCCTTTGCGCTCGATTACTCTTGCGATTGGATCGGCGATCGACATCAACCAGTCAAGATCGGCGTCGCTGTAGGCCTCGGGGTCGTGGTAATTCTGCACCGCCAGCACGCCAATCGTGCCGGTGGCAGTGCGAAGCGGCACGCCCATCCACGCGGCCGCGGGTGTACCGGCCGACCTGATCTCACCGCGCTCGTCAAGAAGCCGCTGTTGCCGGTCGTCCACCAGCAATTGTACGCCATGTTTCCTGACATAATCGGTCAGGCTGCCGTCGAGTCTCTGAGGCGAGTAGTCCTCGTCCGGATGCTCGTCGTGGCTGTACGGGAATGTATAAAGTTGACGCTCGGAGTCCCAGAGCGCGACGTAGAAGTTCTTGGTGTCTATGAGCCCGCCGAGCTGGTGCTGCACGGTCTTGAGCAGGCTCTCGAGACTGTCGGTTTGGTTAGCCGCTTCCGCCACCTTCATCAGGATCGTGTGCGCCTGCTCAGTGCGGCGACGATCGGTAATGTCGCGCGCAAACGCGCAGTTATAGGCCTTTCCCCCGAATTCGACGTAGTTAGCGGTGATCTCGACCGGATATTCCCTGCCGTCTTTCCTCCGGAACGACGACTGAAAGGTCAGGCTCCCTTTGCGCCGCAGTTCGCTCCAGTGAATCGGCCAGGCTTCGGTGGGGAAATTCGGGTCAATGTCATGGATAGATTTGGCCAGAAGTTCCTGGCGACTGTAACCGAGCGATTGGCAAGCAGCCTCATTGACATAAAAGAAACGAGCGTCCTGGCGCATCCAGAAGGCCGATTCGGCGGCATGGTCGACCGTAAACTGGGTGAACTGCATGTGCTCGGTGGCGCGTATCCGCTCGGTTATGTCGCGGAAACTCCATACGCGTCCGGCCAGCGTGCCGTTCTGGATCAGGGGACACGAGTAGCGCTCGAACACCCTTCCGTCCCTGAAATTTAGGATGTCGGTAGATTCGTCACGAGAGTCGTACAATTCCCGAACCTTGCCCAGGAAAGCCGGAGCGTCGACGAGCTGGTCGAGGACATGGGCGAGCAGCCGGTTGTCGTCGCGCGTGGCCAGCAGCTCGTCGGGAATGTGCCACATGTCGGCAAATCGTTTGTTGCTGTGAGTCGCCCAGCCCTGTGAATCGACCACCAGGATGCCGTCGGCCGTAGATTCGATCGTCGCGCGAAGCAATTCGCGGCCTTCTTCCAGAGCTTTCTCCGCTCTTTTCCGTTCTGCCAGTTCCTCCTGGAGGGCGCGAGTGCGTTCCTGAACGAGTGACTCAGACTGGTCGCGCGCCTGGCTTATCTCTCCGAAAGCGCGCCCCAGGGCCGCCTGCATGTTGTTGAAGGAACTGCCCAGGGAGACGAAGTCCCGATGGAGGGGGGCAAGATCGATAACCGACTTCATGTCTCCTGAGCTGATGCGCGCCGCGGCCTGCTCAAATGTCTTGATGGGCTGAACGACGCGACGTGATACGACGATGCCGATCACGCCGGTGAGGACGAAGAGGCACGCGGCCACGGACAGGGCTATGCCCATACTCTTCCGCAACTGGACGAGCATTGCCTCCTCACTCACTACCAGCCACAGGCAGCCCACGGTCCGTCCCTTGACCGTGACCGGCCGCTCGATCAGGCACAGAGGACCGCGGCGAGTGATTTCCAGGGAGTTGACGAAATTACACGAATCGGGAATCGGGGCTTCCCGGTTGTAGCCTGCGGAACGAAAGACCTGTCGGCGGTCTGTGTCATAGATGCTGATACCGACAACATTGCTGTTGCCGATAGCCGTCGTCGCGATTTCAGCGACATAAACGCTGTCGTTGAACTCCAGGCCCGGGCCGATATTGTCGGCCAGGAGCCGGGACGTGCTTATGGCATTTTCGTCAAGGCTGCGGCGCAGATGGCTTCTGACCTGTACGATTGTCAGCAGAGTAAGCGTTACCACCACCACGGTAACCGCCATCAGAACCAGAAGGAAGATCTGCCATTTGAGCGACAGGTTTCTCACGACTTACGACTTTCCTTCCCAAATCTCACACAAGCGCAGCAATTGTGCGCCGAAGCGGCTTCCCTCGCTTTGAGCCGCAGCAAGATTTACGATGATGGCATTCTTTTTCTCGTCCGGCCTTACGCTGACCGCCACTCCAAATGGAATCTGTACGGCATCAAAGGCGAACGTCCTGATGCGGGTTCCGCTCTTGAGATCAGCAAGGAGGCGGGTTTGTTCCTCGTTCAGGCTTGTCAGCATCATGATGTTGTAATCATCGGGGGACAACTGATCGACTATCGTTCTGAGGCTGTCACAGCAGACCGGTTGAAAACGGATTCGGCTGCCCAGCACTGTCAGGTCGGCGTTCTTTTCAAAGTACCTCTGGGCTACCCGGTACTGCTCGTACGAAGGCGCTTCACGGCGGTCGTACGGCAGGTAGACCGTGACAGTGCGATCAGGCCCGCCTTGAAAGCTCTGATCGTACGACACGATTTTGAGAAAGAGCGGTATCGCCTGGGCTGGATCGAGAGCCTCTGCGACGGACGATGCGTGGCTGCCCAGCAGGAAAAGACCGATTATGAGTACGTTTCCGGGATGCTTCACGTTGTCGTTTTCCCGTACCGATCGAGCTGCTTCAGCGCAACTCGTGTCATTACCATTTCGTAGCCAGCCGCAAGCTCAGGAACGCCGAGCGACCCGGACGTTCGATACTTGTGGAGGGTGCGTAGTCAAACGAGAGCGGAACTCGATACTCTTTGTCGAACACGTTTTTGACTCCGACCCCGATGTCCAGGGCGCCAACAAGCCGGCGCGACTGCAACATCGCGTCCAGAAGCCAGACCTGTGCAAGCCGCCCACCATCCCAGGTGGTGCGCGTCGAGATGTGCTGGGCCTTGACCGAGAGAGCCAGTTTATCCTGCCGCAACTGATAGGTAAGTCCGACATTTGCGAGCCAGCGCGGCGAGTTGGGCAGACTTTTATGTATGCCGCCCTGGTCCTGAACCGCCTCCTGCCAGGTGAGGTTGGCGAAGCCGCTAAAGCGGTATGCCGGGCTGCTGCGAAGCGCCGCTTCCACGCTCTTCAGGTGCATCTCGCCGCCGTTGCGGAACTGGAGGATCTCCTCCTCATAGGGATTGCCGGGGTGGCCGGGATCGGTCGTGTCGACCTGGGTCAGTCGAATCAGATCGGTCACCAGGCTGGAGTTGACCGCGACATCAGCGGCCAGACCATACGGGAATTGCTGGCTGACAATGACCTCATAAGAGGCGATAAGCTCCGGGACCAATTCGGGATTGCGGTAGTAGAACGATGCGTCGTCGAACGCCATTTCATAGAAGGTGGGTGAGCGGAAGCCGCGGCTCGCGATGAACTTCCAAGTAGCCCCGCGATACGGCGTGACGATCAGCACTCCCTTGGGCATAACCTTGCCGGTGGTATAGCTGAAACTGTTGAAGTGCACGCCGCCGACCACGCTTGCGAACGAGGTCAGTCGGTAGTGATCCTGGGCGTACAGATTGTAAAGCCGACCATCCAACTCGACATGCGCCGCCGGAATGACGTTTTCCACTACGCTTTCACCGTCGGATTCGGTCTCGCCGGAGATTTGCTTCAATCGATGAAACTGGCCCTCGCCGCCGACTATCAGCCGGTGCCGGTCGCTGAAATCGAAGTCCAGGCGCAACTCCGCGCCGACGTATCGATCCTCTTCCCAGTCCGTCCATATCGGCCCGGGGAGATACGAGGGCGACGTTTCGAGGGACGCGTAATTGTAGAGGATGTAATCCTGGAACTCCCAGTAGCTGTAGATCAGGCGCGCGTTCATGCCCACACCCGGCGAGACGACTTTCTGGTAGGTGAGATCGGCATAGTGGCGGGCCTCCCAGTAACGGTTCTCCGGTCGCTGAAACAGCGAGCCCCAGGCGCTGTGAGCCAGCCCGGTCTCCAGCCGGGCCAGGTGCAGGGTGAAGCTGATATCGCCCAGGGTAAGCCGACTGTGGGTCGAGAAGTTGCGCCGCGTGTTCTTGTCTCTGGCCCAGCCGCCCGTAAAGGCTGACGAGTCCAGGTAGAACTGGTTGTACCCGTCATCGTCGAGGCGCAACAGGGTGCTGTCGCCAAGATCGCTGAATTCGCGGAAGAATAGATCGCTGCCCTGCTGATCCCGAAATGAACCGGTGATCTTAAGCGATACGTCGTTGTCGAAGCGGCGAAACAGCTCCATGCTGGTGGTGCGTGTGTCCGCGCCGCCGGAATAGCGTCCGGTTACACTCATGCCATCTTCTGTACTCTGCCTGGTGATCAGGTTGATCAAGCCGAAGAAAGCGTTGGAGCCGTAGAGCGACGATGCCGGCCCCTTGATAACCTCTATTCGCTCGATGTTGTCGATGTCCAGGCCGGAAACGTCGATCGAGGTGCTGCCGCTGTATTGCTCGTTAAGCGTACGCCCATCGATAAGCACCATCACGTGGCTGTTCCAGTCACCGAACGCGGAGACTCCCCGGATGCCGATCTGGGTCAGGGAATAGTCATCGGTGATATACATGCCCGGGGCGAGGGCCAGGGCCTCGGCGATCGACTCGCAGCCGTAGTTTTCAATCATGGCGCGAGTCACGATATAGACATTGGCCGGAGACTCCTCGAGTGTTTCCTCGTGCTTGGAAGCGGAGACCACGACATTGTCCAAGAGATTCTGCAGGTCGAGGTCGGCTACGTCCCGAGGCCGATCCGCAAGAGCGGTGGTTGCCGCCACGGAGACAGCCAGAGACAGAGCCAGCCGTATTGCCCTCCCGGCAAAGGAAATCGGTCGTTCGGTCATTTCAGATTCGTTCCTCCTGTCGAAGCCGCTTTTCAATACGTCTGATTATCGACAAAACTGCCTTAAACGTGACGTACCAATCCCGGTGTCGACTGCCCAGAAGGCGGCTGATGAGGCCGCTGAGCTGTCCAAAAAACGGTCAGGAAACACTCCCTGGTTTTGGTCGACAGGAATGAAGTCAAGCCTGTCCGGAGGCCCGGCGATAAGGGACCCACAGACATGATTCGACCGCTGTTTCAACTTTGCCTGAGGCGTCACCCCGGTTTTGCTCCATTGGCGCAAGGTCTTAGTTGACAAACGAGAAAACTGTTGTTAGTTAGGCATGTACCTGCCCGCCGGGTTCCGATTCGATGTCGAGGTTACTCGAAACGCCGGGCGGTGGATTCCCCACATCCGGGGCGGTAGTGAAAGCCACCGGAACCGAGCCCAGGTTGCTGTTTGTGAGACTTGCCACAGTGGAGTTACATCGATGCCCTGCCTGCTCAATTGTCGTGATCTGAAAAACAGGCTTCTGCTTGTTGCGCTGGGACTAATCCTCGGCACACGGGGGGGAAGCTCCGCGGAGACCATCAAAGCTGATTCCCTCAACTGGTGCGGCACCCAGAAGAAGTTCGACGATGAACTGCGGGTGCTGGGCCTGGGCGCCGCGTCGGCCGCCTACGCCTGCCCCGAGTACGGGCCGTGCGACAACCCTGACACCCGTGACGGTTGGATTCCCGACCCCGGCGCGCCGATCACGCGAGTTCGGCTGGCTATACATGTTCTGGCC includes these proteins:
- a CDS encoding ATP-binding protein produces the protein MRNLSLKWQIFLLVLMAVTVVVVTLTLLTIVQVRSHLRRSLDENAISTSRLLADNIGPGLEFNDSVYVAEIATTAIGNSNVVGISIYDTDRRQVFRSAGYNREAPIPDSCNFVNSLEITRRGPLCLIERPVTVKGRTVGCLWLVVSEEAMLVQLRKSMGIALSVAACLFVLTGVIGIVVSRRVVQPIKTFEQAAARISSGDMKSVIDLAPLHRDFVSLGSSFNNMQAALGRAFGEISQARDQSESLVQERTRALQEELAERKRAEKALEEGRELLRATIESTADGILVVDSQGWATHSNKRFADMWHIPDELLATRDDNRLLAHVLDQLVDAPAFLGKVRELYDSRDESTDILNFRDGRVFERYSCPLIQNGTLAGRVWSFRDITERIRATEHMQFTQFTVDHAAESAFWMRQDARFFYVNEAACQSLGYSRQELLAKSIHDIDPNFPTEAWPIHWSELRRKGSLTFQSSFRRKDGREYPVEITANYVEFGGKAYNCAFARDITDRRRTEQAHTILMKVAEAANQTDSLESLLKTVQHQLGGLIDTKNFYVALWDSERQLYTFPYSHDEHPDEDYSPQRLDGSLTDYVRKHGVQLLVDDRQQRLLDERGEIRSAGTPAAAWMGVPLRTATGTIGVLAVQNYHDPEAYSDADLDWLMSIADPIARVIERKGADEQQRHLREELDRAERMKSIGVLAGGVAHDLNNMLGPLVGYPELILLKLPQDSPIRKHVQRIGTAANEAASVVQDLLTLARRGRYEMVPIDLNAVVEGYLDTPGFAKLRETRGSVTFSAGLDPGIGKIMGSAPHLSKVIMNLVVNAFDAMPHGGSLTISTRRQHLDRLLSGYEDVQHGDYAVLSVQDTGTGIDPADIDKIFEPYYSKKKMGSSGSGLGLSVVYGVVKDHNGYYDVISEVGKGTEFIMYLPITAVGEEARKECAPEIRGAERVLVVDDDDNQREMASELLGSLGYLVACAANGHEALAVLRRESFDIVVLDMIMEKDFDGLDTYREIIQFRQGQKVIVVSGFSSTERVEEMQKLGAGQYVKKPYTLQTLGAAIRTELARPVAIPTNEVFEGGRPPVCPNR
- a CDS encoding RNA polymerase sigma factor, which gives rise to MSEQDRFWKLLEAEYYRAMMFCRKLIGDRDKGDDLYQDALVVACTRFGDLRDQAAFRPWLYRIIITTFHGTVRRPWWRRKVALAPEHEALMVPPDPGDSLSARRWLNRAFEAVSADDQALITLHELEGWPLLELAALYGKSEGAIKLQLFRARKKMKAALLKAARVAATNKKPIVAREQCVVAKPDAE
- a CDS encoding TonB-dependent receptor → MTERPISFAGRAIRLALSLAVSVAATTALADRPRDVADLDLQNLLDNVVVSASKHEETLEESPANVYIVTRAMIENYGCESIAEALALAPGMYITDDYSLTQIGIRGVSAFGDWNSHVMVLIDGRTLNEQYSGSTSIDVSGLDIDNIERIEVIKGPASSLYGSNAFFGLINLITRQSTEDGMSVTGRYSGGADTRTTSMELFRRFDNDVSLKITGSFRDQQGSDLFFREFSDLGDSTLLRLDDDGYNQFYLDSSAFTGGWARDKNTRRNFSTHSRLTLGDISFTLHLARLETGLAHSAWGSLFQRPENRYWEARHYADLTYQKVVSPGVGMNARLIYSYWEFQDYILYNYASLETSPSYLPGPIWTDWEEDRYVGAELRLDFDFSDRHRLIVGGEGQFHRLKQISGETESDGESVVENVIPAAHVELDGRLYNLYAQDHYRLTSFASVVGGVHFNSFSYTTGKVMPKGVLIVTPYRGATWKFIASRGFRSPTFYEMAFDDASFYYRNPELVPELIASYEVIVSQQFPYGLAADVAVNSSLVTDLIRLTQVDTTDPGHPGNPYEEEILQFRNGGEMHLKSVEAALRSSPAYRFSGFANLTWQEAVQDQGGIHKSLPNSPRWLANVGLTYQLRQDKLALSVKAQHISTRTTWDGGRLAQVWLLDAMLQSRRLVGALDIGVGVKNVFDKEYRVPLSFDYAPSTSIERPGRSAFLSLRLATKW